A window from Drosophila yakuba strain Tai18E2 chromosome 3L, Prin_Dyak_Tai18E2_2.1, whole genome shotgun sequence encodes these proteins:
- the LOC120321563 gene encoding uncharacterized protein LOC120321563 isoform X3 translates to MLCLGPTLVQFVQDFSFLSGGIWEGMHCLGFIKSIVGVYFALFQGYCQYVVATKKRWNLRVKILTFCRVNSAALGIRAEIVVFHFAESGNGILFVCRCCQKKVDFKGREIDLLPGQQRRT, encoded by the exons ATGCTTTGCTTAGGGCCGACGCTC gtcCAATTCGTCCaggatttttcatttttgtccgGTGGGATTTGGGAAGGAATGCATTGCCTTGGATTTATAAAGAGCATCGTCGGAG tttattttgctcTTTTTCAGGGATATTGTCAGTATGTCGTTGCTACCAAGAAAAGGTGGAATTTAAGGGTCAAGATTTTGACCTTTTGTCGGGTCAACAGCGCCGCACTTGGAATTC gTGCCGAAATCgtcgtttttcatttcgccGAGTCGGGAAATG GGATTTTGTTTGTATGCCGTTGCTGCCAGAAAAAAGTCGATTTCAAGGGTCGCGAAATTGACCTTTTGCCGGGTCAGCAGCGGCGCACCTAG
- the LOC120321563 gene encoding uncharacterized protein LOC120321563 isoform X1 produces the protein MQKIGLGPIRPGFFIFVRWDLGRNALPWIYKEHRRRFVFVSEFVNAFSFLLLLVYFALFQGYCQYVVATKKRWNLRVKILTFCRVNSAALGIRAEIVVFHFAESGNGILFVCRCCQKKVDFKGREIDLLPGQQRRT, from the exons ATGCAGAAAATTGGATTAG gtcCAATTCGTCCaggatttttcatttttgtccgGTGGGATTTGGGAAGGAATGCATTGCCTTGGATTTATAAAGAGCATCGTCGGAGGTTCGTATTTGTCAGTGAGTTTGTAAATGCATTTagttttctgttgttgttagtttattttgctcTTTTTCAGGGATATTGTCAGTATGTCGTTGCTACCAAGAAAAGGTGGAATTTAAGGGTCAAGATTTTGACCTTTTGTCGGGTCAACAGCGCCGCACTTGGAATTC gTGCCGAAATCgtcgtttttcatttcgccGAGTCGGGAAATG GGATTTTGTTTGTATGCCGTTGCTGCCAGAAAAAAGTCGATTTCAAGGGTCGCGAAATTGACCTTTTGCCGGGTCAGCAGCGGCGCACCTAG
- the LOC120321563 gene encoding uncharacterized protein LOC120321563 isoform X4 — translation MLCLGPTLVQFVQDFSFLSGGIWEGMHCLGFIKSIVGGSYLSGYCQYVVATKKRWNLRVKILTFCRVNSAALGIRAEIVVFHFAESGNGILFVCRCCQKKVDFKGREIDLLPGQQRRT, via the exons ATGCTTTGCTTAGGGCCGACGCTC gtcCAATTCGTCCaggatttttcatttttgtccgGTGGGATTTGGGAAGGAATGCATTGCCTTGGATTTATAAAGAGCATCGTCGGAGGTTCGTATTTGTCA GGATATTGTCAGTATGTCGTTGCTACCAAGAAAAGGTGGAATTTAAGGGTCAAGATTTTGACCTTTTGTCGGGTCAACAGCGCCGCACTTGGAATTC gTGCCGAAATCgtcgtttttcatttcgccGAGTCGGGAAATG GGATTTTGTTTGTATGCCGTTGCTGCCAGAAAAAAGTCGATTTCAAGGGTCGCGAAATTGACCTTTTGCCGGGTCAGCAGCGGCGCACCTAG
- the LOC120321563 gene encoding uncharacterized protein LOC120321563 isoform X5 yields the protein MHCLGFIKSIVGGSYLSGYCQYVVATKKRWNLRVKILTFCRVNSAALGIRAEIVVFHFAESGNGILFVCRCCQKKVDFKGREIDLLPGQQRRT from the exons ATGCATTGCCTTGGATTTATAAAGAGCATCGTCGGAGGTTCGTATTTGTCA GGATATTGTCAGTATGTCGTTGCTACCAAGAAAAGGTGGAATTTAAGGGTCAAGATTTTGACCTTTTGTCGGGTCAACAGCGCCGCACTTGGAATTC gTGCCGAAATCgtcgtttttcatttcgccGAGTCGGGAAATG GGATTTTGTTTGTATGCCGTTGCTGCCAGAAAAAAGTCGATTTCAAGGGTCGCGAAATTGACCTTTTGCCGGGTCAGCAGCGGCGCACCTAG
- the LOC120321563 gene encoding uncharacterized protein LOC120321563 isoform X2 produces the protein MCLVLFCLIFVLSFLLQVQFVQDFSFLSGGIWEGMHCLGFIKSIVGGSYLSGYCQYVVATKKRWNLRVKILTFCRVNSAALGIRAEIVVFHFAESGNGILFVCRCCQKKVDFKGREIDLLPGQQRRT, from the exons AtgtgtttagttttgttttgtctgatttttgttttgtcttttcttttgcaggtcCAATTCGTCCaggatttttcatttttgtccgGTGGGATTTGGGAAGGAATGCATTGCCTTGGATTTATAAAGAGCATCGTCGGAGGTTCGTATTTGTCA GGATATTGTCAGTATGTCGTTGCTACCAAGAAAAGGTGGAATTTAAGGGTCAAGATTTTGACCTTTTGTCGGGTCAACAGCGCCGCACTTGGAATTC gTGCCGAAATCgtcgtttttcatttcgccGAGTCGGGAAATG GGATTTTGTTTGTATGCCGTTGCTGCCAGAAAAAAGTCGATTTCAAGGGTCGCGAAATTGACCTTTTGCCGGGTCAGCAGCGGCGCACCTAG